The following are from one region of the Nitrospinota bacterium genome:
- the trmD gene encoding tRNA (guanosine(37)-N1)-methyltransferase TrmD has protein sequence MRFDIVTIFPGMFAGPLDSSIIGRARDSGKIQVNVHDLRGWTTDKHRITDDYPYGGGAGMVMKVEPFAAAVAQLKTSNPAAKVILMSPAGTVLRHSLAMELSRQSGIIILCGRYEGVDARVTGLLCDMEVSIGDYVLTGGEIPAMALVDCVARLVPGVVGEEQSTVKESHAGNLLEYPQYTRPPEFEGLKVPEILLSGDHAKIEKWRREQAIIKTARVRPALLDKAGLSEDEMRTARKAMEEKGE, from the coding sequence GTGAGATTTGACATAGTCACGATCTTCCCCGGGATGTTCGCCGGCCCGCTGGACTCCTCCATCATCGGAAGGGCCAGGGATAGCGGCAAGATACAGGTGAACGTGCACGACCTGCGCGGCTGGACCACAGACAAGCACCGGATCACCGACGACTATCCATACGGCGGCGGGGCCGGGATGGTGATGAAGGTGGAGCCGTTCGCGGCCGCCGTGGCCCAGCTTAAAACATCGAACCCCGCCGCGAAGGTGATACTCATGTCCCCCGCCGGGACGGTCTTGCGCCATTCCCTTGCCATGGAGCTTTCAAGGCAGTCGGGTATAATTATCCTATGCGGACGGTATGAGGGGGTGGACGCGCGGGTGACCGGGCTTTTGTGCGACATGGAGGTGTCCATCGGCGATTACGTTCTCACCGGCGGCGAGATACCGGCCATGGCGCTGGTGGACTGCGTGGCCCGGCTCGTGCCGGGGGTGGTGGGGGAGGAACAGTCCACGGTCAAGGAGTCCCACGCCGGCAACCTGCTTGAATATCCGCAATACACCCGGCCTCCGGAGTTTGAGGGATTGAAGGTTCCGGAGATACTCCTTTCCGGCGACCATGCGAAAATAGAAAAATGGCGGCGCGAGCAGGCGATAATCAAGACCGCCAGGGTGCGCCCCGCCCTGCTGGACAAAGCGGGTCTTTCGGAGGATGAAATGCGGACAGCCCGCAAGGCGATGGAGGAAAAAGGTGAGTGA
- the rimM gene encoding 16S rRNA processing protein RimM, translated as MARESGHRPPRQAESSGADGSASGLLIAVGRIGKPHGVHGELKLYPFFPEAVSGLSGNCVSIADEHGSSPPLSLVLESARGSGGPMLVKFAGVNSPEAARHLVNMMIKTPRSTMPDLPGGGHYYEEVIGLPVFRPDGEKLGILADFFEAGERDVWVVKNDSGQELLLPCIPDVVKQVDMENGRIVAEPMEEME; from the coding sequence TTGGCCCGCGAATCAGGACATCGTCCGCCCCGGCAAGCCGAAAGCTCCGGTGCGGACGGCTCCGCCAGCGGCCTTTTGATCGCCGTCGGCAGGATCGGAAAGCCCCACGGCGTGCATGGCGAGTTAAAGCTGTATCCTTTCTTCCCGGAGGCCGTTTCGGGCCTATCGGGCAATTGCGTTTCCATCGCCGATGAACATGGCTCATCCCCCCCCCTTTCCCTTGTGCTTGAATCGGCCAGGGGCTCCGGCGGCCCGATGCTGGTGAAATTCGCCGGGGTGAACTCGCCGGAAGCGGCGCGCCATTTGGTCAACATGATGATAAAGACGCCACGATCCACAATGCCGGACCTTCCCGGCGGCGGCCATTACTACGAGGAGGTGATCGGCCTTCCGGTGTTCCGGCCTGACGGGGAGAAACTGGGCATACTTGCCGATTTTTTCGAGGCGGGTGAAAGGGACGTGTGGGTGGTGAAAAACGATTCCGGCCAGGAGCTTTTATTGCCGTGCATACCCGATGTGGTGAAGCAAGTGGATATGGAGAACGGCAGGATAGTGGCCGAGCCTATGGAGGAGATGGAGTGA
- a CDS encoding KH domain-containing protein produces the protein MKALIEHVAQALVDHPEQVSVAEEEADDTTSIKLSVAPDDLGKVIGRRGRTASAMRTILAATAARKNVRAVLEILE, from the coding sequence ATGAAAGCGCTTATTGAACACGTGGCGCAGGCGCTGGTGGATCATCCCGAGCAGGTTTCCGTGGCCGAGGAAGAGGCTGACGACACGACGTCCATCAAGCTTAGCGTCGCTCCGGACGACCTGGGCAAGGTGATCGGACGGCGCGGCAGGACCGCCTCGGCGATGAGGACAATCCTTGCGGCCACCGCCGCCAGGAAGAACGTCCGGGCCGTGCTGGAGATATTGGAATAA
- the rpsP gene encoding 30S ribosomal protein S16 encodes MSVILRLKRMGARKKPFYRIVATDSRNPRDGKFLETVGHYDPNKAAGAQADFNKERLDHWLKAGAAVSDTVKSLIKKQAAAKQ; translated from the coding sequence ATGTCTGTTATTTTAAGATTGAAGCGGATGGGAGCCAGGAAAAAGCCATTCTACAGGATCGTCGCCACGGATTCGCGCAATCCCCGGGACGGCAAATTTCTGGAGACCGTCGGCCATTACGACCCCAACAAGGCGGCTGGCGCGCAGGCGGATTTCAACAAGGAACGGCTCGACCACTGGCTCAAGGCCGGCGCGGCGGTTTCCGACACCGTGAAAAGCCTTATTAAAAAACAGGCCGCGGCCAAGCAGTAA